One stretch of Rathayibacter festucae DSM 15932 DNA includes these proteins:
- the cofC gene encoding 2-phospho-L-lactate guanylyltransferase, with amino-acid sequence MSGAWTAVVVYRGRGTSKTRLELVARSALAEAFLLDTLAAVGAAESVGAVVLVTSDMSAVERAALEHPGLHVVGDPGQLNPAVAAGIAAAQDHRPGSPVIALTADLPALTAADLDAALAAAGDTPAMVGDRAGSGTTALLLPGGTGPEPAFGLDSREKHVAAGYRVLELPESSTLRLDVDTVDDLRHAESVGVGAWTARELADPA; translated from the coding sequence GTGAGCGGCGCCTGGACCGCCGTCGTCGTCTACCGGGGCCGTGGCACCTCGAAGACCCGCCTCGAGCTCGTGGCGCGCTCCGCCCTCGCCGAGGCGTTCCTCCTCGACACCCTGGCCGCGGTCGGCGCGGCGGAGTCCGTGGGCGCCGTCGTCCTCGTCACCTCCGACATGTCTGCGGTGGAGCGGGCCGCGCTCGAGCACCCCGGCCTGCACGTCGTCGGCGATCCCGGGCAGCTCAACCCCGCCGTCGCCGCGGGCATCGCGGCGGCGCAGGACCACCGCCCCGGCTCGCCCGTCATCGCGCTGACCGCCGACCTGCCCGCGCTCACCGCCGCCGATCTCGACGCCGCGCTCGCCGCCGCCGGCGACACCCCGGCGATGGTCGGCGACCGCGCCGGCAGCGGCACGACCGCGCTGCTCCTGCCCGGCGGGACCGGCCCGGAGCCGGCCTTCGGCCTCGACTCGCGGGAGAAGCACGTCGCTGCCGGCTACCGCGTGCTCGAGCTGCCCGAGTCCTCGACGCTGCGGCTGGACGTCGACACCGTCGACGACCTGCGCCATGCGGAATCGGTCGGGGTCGGCGCCTGGACGGCGCGCGAGCTCGCCGACCCGGCCTGA
- the thiL gene encoding thiamine-phosphate kinase, producing MAPDPSPTLAELSEGEVLARILPRLGGGAETLVGPGDDSAVLRAPDGRFVVTTDMMVHGPDFRLAWSSPFDLGWKAAASNLSDVAAMGARPTALVVAIAAPQRLGVDVLEGIADGLAAGCAAMAPGCGVVGGDLSASATLTLAITAFGSLDGRPPVLRSGARPGDVIATAGPLGVSGLGLRLLFERARTAGEPDAALARALRSEHPEVLDAQLRPTPPIAAGIAAGGVATAMMDVSDGVVLDARRLARASGVVLDLDPDAVDAHAAPLTAVDGIDAALARALVLGGGEDHAMLACFPPGAALPPGFTPLGTVREGAPEVRLGGVALDERGGWDPYLGWDGAAG from the coding sequence ATGGCACCGGATCCGAGCCCCACCCTGGCCGAGCTCAGCGAGGGCGAGGTCCTCGCACGGATCCTGCCGAGGCTCGGCGGCGGTGCCGAGACGCTCGTCGGGCCGGGCGACGACTCCGCGGTCCTGCGGGCGCCGGACGGCCGCTTCGTCGTCACGACCGACATGATGGTGCACGGCCCGGACTTCCGGCTCGCCTGGTCCTCGCCGTTCGATCTCGGCTGGAAGGCCGCCGCCTCCAACCTCTCCGACGTCGCCGCGATGGGCGCCCGCCCGACCGCGCTGGTGGTCGCCATCGCGGCGCCGCAGCGTCTCGGGGTCGACGTGCTCGAGGGGATCGCGGACGGTCTCGCCGCGGGCTGCGCGGCGATGGCCCCCGGCTGCGGCGTGGTAGGCGGCGACCTGTCCGCCTCCGCGACGCTGACCCTGGCGATCACGGCCTTCGGCTCGCTCGACGGCCGGCCGCCGGTGCTGAGGAGCGGCGCGCGCCCGGGCGACGTGATCGCGACCGCCGGGCCGCTCGGCGTCTCCGGGCTCGGCCTCCGGCTGCTCTTCGAGCGTGCCCGGACGGCCGGCGAGCCCGATGCGGCCCTCGCCCGTGCGCTCCGATCCGAGCATCCCGAGGTGCTCGACGCGCAGCTGCGGCCGACGCCGCCGATCGCTGCCGGCATCGCGGCGGGCGGCGTCGCCACGGCGATGATGGACGTCTCCGACGGCGTCGTCCTCGACGCGCGGCGGCTGGCCCGGGCGAGCGGGGTCGTGCTCGATCTCGATCCTGATGCCGTCGACGCCCACGCCGCGCCGCTGACGGCCGTGGACGGGATCGACGCGGCGCTCGCCCGCGCGCTCGTTCTCGGCGGCGGCGAGGACCACGCGATGCTCGCCTGCTTCCCGCCGGGCGCGGCGCTGCCACCCGGCTTCACGCCCCTGGGCACGGTGCGCGAGGGCGCGCCGGAGGTGCGGCTCGGCGGAGTCGCGCTGGACGAGCGCGGCGGCTGGGACCCCTACCTGGGCTGGGACGGCGCCGCGGGCTGA
- the cofE gene encoding coenzyme F420-0:L-glutamate ligase, which produces MSAMRVAAWVLEGIPEVVPGDDLLELILVAVAAAPEPDRPVDGDVLVVTSKVVSKAEGRVVAADDREDAITAETVRVVATRAHAHGVTRIVENRLGIVQAAAGVDSSNVAEGTVLLLPEDPDASARALCAGLRERLGARVGVVVSDTLGRAWRVGQTDAAIGAAGLLVIDDLRGAVDALGRTLAVTMPAVADEIAALGDLVKGKATGHPVAVVRGLDRFVSGLDAPGARTLTRTGPDDMFRVGADEAHAEGYAEGHAAGLAAAAGRVAS; this is translated from the coding sequence ATGAGTGCGATGCGCGTGGCGGCCTGGGTCCTCGAGGGGATCCCCGAGGTGGTCCCGGGGGACGACCTGCTCGAGCTGATCCTCGTGGCGGTCGCGGCCGCTCCGGAACCCGACCGTCCCGTCGACGGCGACGTCCTCGTCGTGACCAGCAAGGTGGTCTCGAAGGCCGAGGGCCGGGTCGTCGCGGCCGACGACCGCGAGGACGCCATCACCGCCGAGACGGTCCGCGTCGTGGCCACCCGCGCGCACGCGCACGGGGTCACCCGGATCGTGGAGAACCGCCTCGGCATCGTCCAGGCCGCGGCGGGGGTCGACTCCAGCAACGTCGCCGAGGGCACCGTCCTGCTGCTGCCCGAGGATCCGGACGCCTCGGCCCGCGCCCTCTGCGCAGGTCTGCGCGAGCGGCTCGGAGCGCGCGTCGGCGTCGTCGTGAGCGACACGCTCGGCCGTGCCTGGCGGGTCGGGCAGACCGACGCGGCGATCGGCGCGGCCGGCCTGCTGGTGATCGACGACCTGCGCGGCGCCGTCGACGCGCTCGGCCGGACGCTCGCGGTGACCATGCCCGCGGTCGCCGACGAGATCGCCGCGCTCGGCGACCTGGTGAAGGGCAAGGCGACCGGGCACCCCGTCGCTGTCGTCCGCGGTCTCGACCGCTTCGTCAGCGGTCTCGACGCACCGGGCGCCCGCACGCTGACCCGCACCGGTCCGGACGACATGTTCCGCGTCGGCGCCGACGAGGCGCACGCGGAGGGCTACGCCGAGGGCCACGCGGCCGGGCTCGCGGCAGCGGCCGGGCGGGTCGCGTCGTGA
- a CDS encoding RsmD family RNA methyltransferase codes for MTRIIAGFAGSLTLRVPRAGTRPTSDRVREAIFSALEARDALDGATVIDLYAGSGALGLESASRGAASVLLVERDPKAAKTAGENARAIATAAASNKRPKPRIEVVIASVRSFLDGSPAVNADTVFLDPPYDLPEDELAADLAGVLPLLAEHSVVVVERSSRSPEPRWPAGLERDRRKDYGETTIWWASPAAGE; via the coding sequence GTGACCAGGATCATCGCCGGCTTCGCCGGATCGCTCACCCTGCGGGTCCCCCGCGCCGGCACGCGACCCACGAGCGACCGGGTGCGCGAGGCGATCTTCTCGGCGCTCGAGGCACGCGACGCCCTCGACGGCGCGACGGTCATCGACCTCTACGCGGGCTCCGGTGCGCTCGGCCTCGAATCGGCCAGCCGCGGCGCCGCGTCCGTGCTGCTGGTGGAGCGCGACCCGAAGGCCGCGAAGACCGCCGGCGAGAACGCCCGCGCGATCGCGACGGCCGCGGCCTCGAACAAGCGCCCGAAGCCCCGGATCGAGGTCGTGATCGCCTCCGTGCGCTCGTTCCTCGACGGCTCCCCCGCCGTCAACGCCGACACGGTCTTCCTCGACCCGCCCTACGACCTCCCCGAGGACGAGCTGGCCGCCGACCTCGCCGGTGTCCTCCCGCTGCTCGCCGAGCACTCCGTCGTCGTCGTCGAGCGGAGCTCGCGCAGCCCGGAGCCGCGCTGGCCCGCCGGGCTCGAGCGCGACCGGCGGAAGGACTACGGCGAGACGACGATCTGGTGGGCGTCGCCGGCGGCGGGCGAGTAG
- a CDS encoding transglutaminaseTgpA domain-containing protein, whose amino-acid sequence MSRRGRDARSGSVLLSVLLWLSLVTASSGIGRLLEGIGWLVQLAVAVGVVLAVPAAARAVRSHPVVPPILGTLAAVGVLTAMFVPGRALLFLVPTPGAIADAQTLAQAGFTSIAEQGLPAVADNGIAFLLVGGVVVLAWAADLFAFSVRLPALAGLFPATLLAVPAIIDPADVSWPSLLLTALVYLGILAVSARPERRAPRGGSLGAAVPSIAMAGVVVIAAGLVAGSAGGFTRVSTPSGVSGTLFNGSIDPVVALGADLRRPNPVTVLRYSTDSDLPVYLRVLTVSDFEGEDWAPSDTEETADIAAPIAPAGLGEAVPRETEEVDVSVETLRSRWLPVPYPVSELSGVGDGWLQDVQDGSIRGDATTRAGDEYQVQALRLEPDPQQLLDAPVPTGFERYLSLPEDVPEIVRSTATEVTADEVTAYDRARALQTFFRSSEFRYSEDTPAEEGYDGDGVGVLASFLEVREGYCVHFASAMAVMARELGIPSRLAIGYQPGSVVPSPGTELTSYRVQSSDLHAWPELYFEGVGWLPFEPTPSRGAPASYTLPSATTSAPSTTPGAAASAAPGAEPGETATPTPTASTATATPGALGGSTTSTAPVVTLWSLLVLLLLVPWLLRVVQRAVRRRRAADGSLEPAWAELVASARDLGVPVEDGESPRAQEALIADALGEDEGARAALRELRQGVERVRYAPVLAEQSAGWRAATTVVAGLRSSAGTGRRLSAAVAPRSVLPGLTRVRRPRSDL is encoded by the coding sequence GTGAGCCGCCGCGGGCGCGACGCCCGCTCGGGCTCGGTCCTGCTCTCCGTCCTGCTCTGGCTCTCGCTCGTCACCGCGTCCTCCGGCATCGGCCGCCTCCTCGAGGGCATCGGCTGGCTCGTCCAGCTGGCCGTCGCGGTCGGCGTCGTCCTCGCCGTCCCGGCCGCCGCGCGCGCCGTCCGCTCTCACCCGGTCGTCCCGCCGATCCTCGGCACCCTGGCCGCCGTCGGCGTGCTCACCGCGATGTTCGTGCCCGGGCGGGCGCTGCTCTTCCTCGTCCCGACGCCGGGAGCGATCGCCGACGCGCAGACACTCGCCCAGGCCGGCTTCACCTCGATCGCCGAGCAGGGCCTGCCGGCGGTCGCCGACAACGGCATCGCCTTCCTCCTCGTCGGCGGTGTCGTCGTGCTGGCCTGGGCCGCCGACCTCTTCGCCTTCTCGGTGCGGCTGCCCGCGCTCGCCGGTCTCTTCCCCGCCACCCTGCTGGCGGTGCCGGCGATCATCGACCCGGCCGACGTCTCCTGGCCGAGCCTGCTGCTCACGGCGCTGGTCTACCTCGGGATCCTCGCGGTCAGCGCGCGTCCCGAGCGCCGTGCGCCGCGCGGGGGCTCGCTCGGCGCCGCCGTGCCGTCGATCGCGATGGCCGGGGTCGTCGTGATCGCCGCGGGGCTCGTCGCCGGCTCCGCGGGCGGCTTCACCCGCGTCTCCACGCCGTCCGGGGTCTCGGGCACGCTCTTCAACGGCTCGATCGACCCGGTCGTCGCCCTCGGCGCCGACCTCCGCCGGCCCAACCCGGTGACGGTGCTGCGCTACTCGACCGACTCCGACCTGCCGGTCTACCTCCGCGTGCTCACCGTCTCGGACTTCGAGGGCGAGGACTGGGCGCCGAGCGACACCGAGGAGACGGCGGACATCGCGGCTCCCATCGCGCCCGCCGGTCTCGGCGAGGCCGTTCCGCGCGAGACCGAGGAGGTCGACGTCTCGGTCGAGACCCTGCGGAGCCGCTGGCTGCCGGTTCCCTACCCGGTCTCCGAGCTCAGCGGGGTCGGCGACGGCTGGCTGCAGGACGTGCAGGACGGCTCGATCCGCGGCGACGCCACCACCCGCGCGGGCGACGAGTACCAGGTGCAGGCGCTGCGCCTCGAGCCCGATCCCCAGCAGCTCCTCGACGCGCCCGTGCCCACCGGCTTCGAGCGCTACCTCTCGCTCCCGGAGGACGTGCCGGAGATCGTCCGCAGCACGGCGACGGAGGTCACCGCGGACGAGGTCACCGCCTACGACCGGGCCCGCGCGCTGCAGACCTTCTTCCGCTCGTCCGAGTTCCGCTACTCCGAGGACACCCCCGCCGAGGAGGGCTACGACGGCGACGGCGTCGGCGTGCTCGCCTCCTTCCTCGAGGTCCGCGAGGGCTACTGCGTGCACTTCGCCTCGGCGATGGCCGTGATGGCGCGGGAGCTGGGGATCCCCTCCCGGCTCGCCATCGGCTACCAGCCCGGCTCGGTCGTGCCCTCGCCGGGCACCGAGCTGACCAGCTACCGCGTGCAGTCGTCCGACCTGCACGCCTGGCCGGAGCTGTACTTCGAGGGCGTCGGCTGGCTGCCGTTCGAGCCGACGCCGAGCCGCGGCGCCCCGGCCTCGTACACGCTGCCGAGCGCGACGACCTCCGCCCCGTCGACGACCCCCGGAGCCGCCGCGAGTGCCGCGCCCGGCGCGGAGCCCGGCGAGACGGCGACGCCGACGCCCACGGCGTCGACCGCGACGGCGACGCCCGGGGCCCTCGGCGGCTCCACGACGTCCACAGCCCCGGTCGTCACGCTCTGGTCGCTGCTGGTCCTGCTGCTGCTCGTGCCGTGGCTCCTGCGCGTCGTCCAGCGCGCCGTGCGCCGGCGCCGGGCGGCCGACGGATCGCTCGAGCCGGCCTGGGCCGAGCTGGTGGCGAGCGCGCGCGACCTCGGTGTCCCGGTCGAGGACGGCGAGTCGCCGCGAGCCCAGGAGGCTCTGATCGCCGATGCCCTCGGTGAGGACGAGGGCGCACGGGCCGCGCTGCGGGAGCTCCGGCAGGGGGTCGAGCGCGTCCGCTACGCGCCGGTGCTCGCGGAGCAGTCCGCGGGCTGGCGCGCGGCGACGACGGTGGTCGCCGGACTGCGCTCCTCCGCCGGCACCGGCCGCCGCCTGAGCGCGGCCGTCGCGCCGCGATCGGTCCTCCCGGGCCTCACGCGGGTCCGGCGTCCGAGGTCCGACCTATGA
- the coaD gene encoding pantetheine-phosphate adenylyltransferase — protein MARIAVVPGSFDPVTLGHLDVIERAARLVDELHVVVVHNPSKTALLPIAQRVALIEQSIAEAGIEGSIVVASWSMGLLVDYCTDVGASILVKGIRSQVDVAYETPMAIVNRNLAHVETVFLLPDPAHAHVSSSLVRQVSGLGGDVSPYVPPAVAAYLAS, from the coding sequence ATGGCCCGCATCGCCGTCGTCCCCGGCTCGTTCGACCCCGTCACCCTCGGGCATCTCGACGTCATCGAGCGCGCCGCGCGCCTCGTCGACGAGCTGCACGTCGTCGTCGTGCACAACCCGTCCAAGACCGCGCTGCTGCCGATCGCGCAGCGCGTGGCGCTGATCGAGCAGTCGATCGCCGAGGCCGGCATCGAGGGGTCGATCGTCGTCGCCTCCTGGAGCATGGGACTGCTCGTCGACTACTGCACCGACGTCGGCGCGAGCATCCTGGTGAAGGGCATCCGCTCGCAGGTCGACGTGGCCTACGAGACGCCGATGGCGATCGTGAACCGCAACCTCGCGCACGTCGAGACCGTCTTCCTCCTGCCGGACCCCGCGCACGCTCATGTCTCCTCCTCGCTGGTGCGCCAGGTGTCGGGACTGGGCGGCGACGTCTCGCCCTACGTGCCGCCGGCCGTCGCGGCGTACCTCGCCTCCTGA
- a CDS encoding ATP-dependent DNA helicase RecG has protein sequence MIPDPLDASLAPLIGPRTAKPIEKAFGYRTVGELLGHYPRRYAKRGELTDVSRLPVGENVTIVAEVREVRSREMKNRRGGLLEVIISDGTGTLSLTFFGQPWRATQLRRGVRGIFAGTVSMFRDTKQLTHPDYRLFEDEEVTAHGPIAKSALTKDWTERPIPIYPATSTIASWQLQAAIDVVLDDLKYVQDPIPAEVRANRKLLDLGAALELIHRPQREGEEIPARDTLRFHEAFLLQLALLERRAAARSTPGTRRVAEPGGLLERFDAALPFTLTDDQRTVGREIAGDLAAESPMSRLVQGEVGSGKTLVALRAMLATAESGGQSALLAPTEVLAGQHLRSIVRTLGPELAAELSPTLLTGGLGAAARRAALLRIVSGTAKIVVGTHALLGDKVSFYDLGLVVIDEQHRFGVDQRDALRRKGAQPPHVLVLTATPIPRTVAMTVFGDLDVSTIRELPAGRPGITSHVVPLADHPAWIARAWERAEEEIRKGHQVYLVCPAIEPGEPAEGPLAGDDEPAATPLSTVSETIEGVHGHALLGKRRSAALHGRMTAEEKDAVMRAFAAGEIDVLVSTTVIEVGVDVPNASMMIVLDAERFGVSQLHQLRGRIGRGGVPGVCLFVTAAEAGTTARERVETVAATLDGFELAEADLELRREGDVLGDSQSGGRSSLRLLRVVQDSWLILEARVLAERLLETDPVLATHDRLRAALERRVQERDREFLGKS, from the coding sequence GTGATCCCGGACCCCCTCGACGCCTCGCTCGCGCCGCTGATCGGCCCGCGCACGGCCAAGCCGATCGAGAAGGCGTTCGGCTACCGCACGGTCGGCGAGCTCCTCGGCCACTACCCGCGCCGCTACGCCAAGCGCGGCGAGCTGACCGACGTGTCGCGGCTGCCGGTGGGCGAGAACGTGACGATCGTCGCCGAGGTCCGCGAGGTGCGCTCGCGCGAGATGAAGAACCGCCGCGGGGGACTGCTCGAGGTGATCATCTCGGACGGCACCGGCACCCTCTCGCTGACGTTCTTCGGTCAGCCCTGGCGCGCCACGCAGCTGCGCCGGGGCGTGCGCGGCATCTTCGCCGGGACCGTCTCGATGTTCCGCGACACCAAGCAGCTGACCCATCCGGACTACCGCCTCTTCGAGGACGAGGAGGTGACGGCGCACGGCCCGATCGCGAAGTCGGCGCTCACGAAGGACTGGACCGAGCGGCCGATCCCGATCTACCCCGCGACCAGCACGATCGCGAGCTGGCAGCTGCAGGCGGCGATCGACGTGGTGCTCGACGACCTGAAGTACGTGCAGGACCCGATCCCCGCCGAGGTGCGCGCGAACCGCAAGCTGCTCGACCTCGGCGCCGCGCTCGAGCTGATCCACCGGCCGCAGCGCGAGGGCGAGGAGATCCCGGCGCGGGACACCCTGCGCTTCCACGAGGCGTTCCTGCTGCAGCTGGCTCTGCTCGAGCGGCGAGCGGCGGCCCGCTCGACACCGGGGACCAGGCGGGTCGCCGAGCCCGGCGGTCTGCTCGAGCGCTTCGACGCCGCGCTGCCGTTCACGCTGACCGACGACCAGAGGACGGTCGGCCGGGAGATCGCCGGCGACCTCGCGGCCGAGTCGCCGATGTCGCGGCTCGTGCAGGGCGAGGTCGGCTCGGGCAAGACCCTGGTCGCGCTGCGGGCCATGCTCGCGACGGCCGAGAGCGGCGGGCAGTCCGCGCTGCTCGCGCCCACCGAGGTGCTCGCCGGTCAGCACCTGCGCTCGATCGTGCGCACCCTCGGGCCCGAGCTGGCGGCGGAGCTCTCGCCGACCCTCCTGACCGGCGGCCTCGGCGCCGCGGCCCGGCGCGCGGCCCTGCTGAGGATCGTCTCGGGCACCGCGAAGATCGTGGTCGGCACGCACGCCCTGCTCGGTGACAAGGTCTCGTTCTACGACCTCGGTCTCGTGGTGATCGACGAGCAGCACCGCTTCGGCGTCGACCAGCGCGACGCGCTGCGGCGGAAGGGGGCGCAGCCGCCGCACGTGCTCGTGCTGACCGCGACGCCCATCCCGCGGACGGTCGCGATGACCGTCTTCGGCGACCTGGACGTCTCGACGATCCGCGAGCTGCCGGCCGGCCGGCCGGGCATCACCAGCCACGTGGTGCCGCTGGCCGATCACCCCGCCTGGATCGCCCGGGCCTGGGAGCGGGCCGAGGAGGAGATCCGGAAGGGCCATCAGGTCTACCTGGTCTGCCCGGCGATCGAGCCCGGGGAGCCGGCGGAGGGTCCGCTCGCCGGTGACGACGAGCCCGCGGCCACCCCGCTGTCGACGGTGTCGGAGACGATCGAGGGCGTCCACGGGCACGCCCTGCTCGGGAAGCGGCGCTCGGCCGCCCTGCACGGCCGGATGACGGCGGAGGAGAAGGACGCCGTCATGCGGGCCTTCGCGGCAGGCGAGATCGACGTCCTCGTCTCGACGACGGTCATCGAGGTCGGCGTCGACGTGCCGAACGCGTCGATGATGATCGTCCTCGACGCGGAGCGGTTCGGCGTCTCGCAGCTCCACCAGCTGCGGGGCCGGATCGGGCGCGGCGGGGTGCCCGGCGTCTGCCTCTTCGTCACCGCGGCCGAGGCAGGCACGACCGCACGCGAGCGGGTCGAGACCGTCGCGGCGACCCTGGACGGCTTCGAGCTGGCCGAGGCCGACCTCGAGCTGCGCCGCGAGGGCGATGTGCTGGGCGACTCGCAGTCCGGCGGGCGCTCCTCCCTGCGCCTGCTGCGCGTCGTGCAGGACTCCTGGCTCATCCTCGAGGCCCGGGTGCTGGCCGAGCGGCTGCTCGAGACCGATCCGGTGCTCGCCACGCACGACCGCCTGCGCGCCGCGCTCGAGCGCCGTGTGCAGGAGCGCGACCGCGAGTTCCTCGGCAAGAGCTGA
- a CDS encoding DUF58 domain-containing protein, protein MPTEPRGPRAGAPRSREPQRRGAERPARRIGALPAVRGVALTLRGWALVVLGALGIVVAPVIEFRELLFVGIVLLGLPVAAVLALLAVTPVLQVQRRFAPQVVAVGDVVDVDVVLDNRGAALRAGARAEDRLDRVERGLVSGRTVARGAFTLPAVAQRGSGSSRVRARYRLPAGRRGIHRIGPLRLLRGDLFGLAVRETIAGAAQPFVVTPRAVPLQSDVLDAHGAGGSSPVAHATAGAGTDDVIPRDYRPGDAMRRVHWRASARSGELKVRQDEQNTDPHAWILLETRAARILDERGGDDRLEWAVSMTASLAVHLLERGFETHLIETGAPDQPVRSEDEREAAHDVLLRLAELAPAAESVEAVGRIAAEMRDAGGSRPVFAVLSRLHEEDLAALASLAAHARPAVAFLVGGTPEEEAALGSLGWYPVPVTPRTAVEEAWAQALALRVVA, encoded by the coding sequence GTGCCGACTGAGCCGCGCGGTCCCCGCGCCGGCGCACCCCGGTCCCGTGAGCCCCAGCGGCGCGGTGCGGAGCGGCCGGCTCGGCGCATCGGCGCGCTCCCGGCCGTCCGGGGGGTCGCGCTCACCCTGCGCGGCTGGGCACTGGTCGTGCTCGGCGCGCTCGGGATCGTCGTCGCGCCGGTCATCGAGTTCCGCGAGCTGCTCTTCGTGGGGATCGTCCTCCTCGGCCTGCCCGTCGCCGCCGTCCTCGCGCTGCTCGCCGTGACGCCCGTGCTGCAGGTGCAGCGGCGCTTCGCCCCGCAGGTCGTCGCGGTCGGCGACGTGGTCGACGTCGACGTCGTCCTCGACAACCGCGGCGCGGCCCTGCGGGCCGGTGCCCGGGCGGAGGACCGGCTCGACCGCGTCGAGCGCGGTCTCGTCTCCGGGCGCACCGTCGCCCGCGGCGCGTTCACCCTGCCGGCGGTCGCGCAGCGGGGGAGCGGCTCGAGCCGGGTCCGCGCGCGCTACCGCCTCCCCGCGGGGCGGCGCGGCATCCACCGCATCGGCCCGCTGCGGCTCCTCCGCGGCGACCTCTTCGGCCTGGCCGTGCGCGAGACGATCGCCGGCGCGGCGCAGCCCTTCGTGGTCACTCCGCGGGCCGTCCCGCTGCAGAGCGACGTGCTCGACGCCCACGGCGCCGGCGGCTCCAGCCCGGTCGCCCACGCGACCGCCGGGGCCGGGACCGACGACGTGATCCCGCGCGACTACCGGCCCGGCGACGCCATGCGCCGCGTGCACTGGCGGGCCAGCGCCCGCTCGGGCGAGCTCAAGGTCCGCCAGGACGAGCAGAACACCGACCCGCACGCCTGGATCCTGCTGGAGACGCGCGCCGCGCGCATCCTCGACGAGCGCGGCGGCGACGACCGCCTGGAGTGGGCGGTCTCGATGACCGCCTCGCTCGCGGTGCACCTGCTCGAGCGCGGCTTCGAGACGCACCTGATCGAGACCGGCGCGCCCGACCAGCCCGTCCGCTCCGAGGACGAGCGCGAGGCCGCGCACGACGTGCTGCTGCGCCTGGCCGAGCTCGCCCCCGCCGCCGAGTCGGTCGAGGCGGTCGGCCGCATCGCCGCCGAGATGCGCGATGCGGGCGGCAGCCGCCCGGTCTTCGCCGTCCTCTCCCGGCTGCACGAGGAGGACCTCGCCGCTCTCGCCTCCCTCGCCGCCCACGCGCGCCCGGCCGTCGCCTTCCTCGTCGGCGGCACGCCCGAGGAGGAGGCCGCGCTCGGCTCCCTGGGCTGGTACCCCGTCCCGGTCACTCCGCGCACCGCCGTCGAGGAGGCGTGGGCGCAGGCCCTCGCGCTCCGGGTGGTCGCGTGA
- a CDS encoding AAA family ATPase, giving the protein MTREEFSAHCAAILKNLCSVIDGKDAEVSMALTVFLAGGHLLMEDVPGTGKTVLAKSLAASVGGTVSRIQFTPDLLPSDVTGVSVFNQATRDFEFKPGPVFANVVIGDEINRASPKTQSALLECMEERQVSVDGVTHILPRPFAVVATQNPVEMEGTYSLPEAQRDRFMARLSLGYPDERAELEMIRTRDAASPLEELRQVVGHDQLARMMDYVQSIYVAPPVQEYVVAIMQATRIDPELRLGGSPRATLQLIAAAKALAAINDRDFVVPDDIDVLAVPVLGHRLLPATRLPGRSGTGASHSVTEIVQRIVAATPVPFSGRAD; this is encoded by the coding sequence ATGACCCGCGAGGAGTTCAGCGCCCACTGCGCCGCGATCCTGAAGAACCTGTGCAGCGTGATCGACGGCAAGGACGCCGAGGTCTCGATGGCCCTGACCGTGTTCCTGGCGGGCGGCCACCTGCTGATGGAGGACGTCCCCGGCACCGGCAAGACCGTGCTGGCGAAGTCGCTGGCGGCCTCCGTCGGCGGCACCGTCTCGCGGATCCAGTTCACCCCGGACCTCCTGCCCTCCGACGTCACCGGGGTCTCGGTCTTCAACCAGGCCACGCGCGACTTCGAGTTCAAGCCCGGCCCGGTGTTCGCGAACGTGGTGATCGGCGACGAGATCAACCGCGCCTCGCCCAAGACCCAGTCGGCGCTGCTGGAGTGCATGGAGGAGCGCCAGGTCTCGGTCGACGGCGTGACGCACATCCTGCCGCGGCCGTTCGCCGTGGTGGCGACGCAGAACCCGGTCGAGATGGAGGGCACCTACAGCCTCCCCGAGGCGCAGCGCGACCGCTTCATGGCGCGGCTCTCGCTCGGCTACCCCGACGAGCGCGCCGAGCTCGAGATGATCCGCACCCGCGACGCCGCGAGCCCGCTGGAGGAGCTGCGCCAGGTGGTCGGCCACGATCAGCTCGCCCGGATGATGGACTACGTCCAGTCGATCTACGTCGCCCCGCCGGTGCAGGAGTACGTGGTGGCGATCATGCAGGCGACCCGCATCGATCCCGAGCTGCGCCTCGGCGGCAGCCCGCGCGCGACCCTGCAGCTGATCGCCGCGGCGAAGGCGCTCGCCGCGATCAACGACCGCGACTTCGTCGTCCCGGACGACATCGACGTGCTCGCGGTGCCGGTGCTCGGCCACCGGCTGCTGCCGGCGACCCGGCTCCCCGGCCGCTCCGGCACCGGCGCCTCGCACTCCGTCACCGAGATCGTCCAGCGCATCGTCGCCGCCACCCCCGTCCCGTTCAGCGGCCGTGCCGACTGA